Within Pempheris klunzingeri isolate RE-2024b chromosome 24, fPemKlu1.hap1, whole genome shotgun sequence, the genomic segment cccctcagagagagagagcgctcctattggctgctctacaaaccTTCAGATGAGgctgaaagtctgattcaaTGGAGGAACAGTTTGTGTTCCAGCGTTGGAACAAGTGTGTTCAGTGCAGAGCGACCtgaccagaggaggaggactcctcagacagtctgacagagaggagacagtgaaggcagtgaaacagagtcagagtccagcaggaggctcagagaagaagagaagttcaccatgaagctgctgccttcaggttccTGCAACATCTGAATGAGCCGACGGCTTCGTTAGCTTCTGTCATGAATTATCTCGATAATTAACTGGCAACAAGCAACCTTTTGATTTTGGGACGTTTTACTTTCACTTTGGGACGGTGGTGAAAAGATTAGTGCTAataattttaagtttttaagCACAAATTTCAATTTTACAATGACTGTAATGACTTACAGTGACTGTAGATAAGGTGCcttaaaaaagcatcaaaatagaGCTTGTTTCTTGGGATTAAGCCTCCTAAAAActatctgtgtgttttatgtgaatgtttttACGCTGCCGTCTTGGCCAGGACTCCCTTTAACAGAGATTTTGAATCTCAACAGGATTTTTTCTggtaaaataagaataaaatatatcaaaaaattaagaataaatatAGTGTATGTAAAGCAAGTGAGCgttttcttcccctcctcctcctcttctgtttttttaacagCAGCTTTCAGATCAACATTCCCACGGCGGTTTATCCCACTGAGGTATGTAAAGCTTCATAATAAGCTGCAAAGTCTCACATGAGCTGTAACGACATTACGTCAccattacattcattttttaatgaaaatacagaTGCTGTTTTTGGaggaaaatgtgataaaaaggCTCCTGAAATCCTTATAATACTTATATTTTAgataatttgaatatttgtcTGCTGGAGAGGAGAATAATTATCAGTATCATATATTCCTTTCTCATATTTTCACATCTCCAGACATTGAAAGCACCACCCTGGTGTCCACTAGAGGACGATATAACACAAGAAACCCTGTTACAGCAGCATGAACTTGATGTCATGCAGAGAAATGAGCtcaaaagcagcaaaaacaagacgTTTCTAAACAATTTATGAAagtttttcaaggtttttgCAACCATCAAACCAAAATGAGCAAAATTAGGTTTGAAATACAAGGAGTTAATAGGAGTTGTTAATGTAAAATTATCTAAAATTACATCTAAAAAACAGACTCTGCCTTCATGTTGcatgtaaaaattattttagtttataaaaaataagtaaaacacTGTCTCTCCTTATCTATTATATTATCAactgtaatataataatgtcatttataaagacattattcatttgtaaatatattttagttgtgaagctttttgtttatttccgTTCTGGTTTTGTACATTCTTCTTTTTGAGGGTGATTTTTTAAGCCAATGAGGATCctaatatattaaataaaaacaaacaccagtCATAATTTAGCATAACATTTATTGCggtaataaaatattaacagtACAAATGGGATTTGATTGGAGTTTCACATCCTCTTTTATGAAAATATCCACTAAATGTGCTTTACAATCAGTTTTACATTCAACGTATTTTTCTTGCTGATACTGACATAAAAGGCTTTTTTcctaaatatattatttaaaacagTGACGGCTGCTTTTACGAAATGGCTGACGGCACTTTTATGACAGTGTGTCTTGAACAATAGTGCTTTATAAATCCTTAATCTGCATCACAACACTAAGATTTACGATATTTTTTACGTGTCTCAGATAATATTTGATCTTTCACACTAATTCCATCCATGATGAGTTATGAAGATTTATTTTTGAACTAGCAGCTTTGAGCTAAAGTAGTTTTCCCTCTAAGAGTCACTTCTACTCTGCCATTTCGCTTCCTGCTGCGCCCTCCACGCCGCCAGCACCTCGTCGTCTTCGGCCTCAGCGGCGGCCCGAGCTCTGATCCTCTGCCTGGTTTGGGCGATGAAGGTCTCTATGTCGTCCTCGTCATTGGCGGCTTCGTTCCTCCGACTCCTCCTTCCTTCGCTGTCGCTGCTTTCGTACTGATGATGAGCGACCTTCCTCTCCGTCCCCTCCTCGCTCTCGCTGTAAGCGCCGTACGACCTCCCCGCCCGGCTGTAGCTGTGAGATGACGTGAACCCGTTGCAGGAATATTCTGCGTCTTCGCTTGACAGATCCTCACGTAACCTTGATCTGTACCTGGAGGCGACGCCGTACGTTTCCTCGTCCTCTTCGTCGGCAGCGTAGGAGGCCCTGCGGCTCGAGAAGTCGAATTCAGAAGCGGAGGCATCGAGGTCGTCGTAAGGATCCTCTGGTGGGCCGGCTTCTGCGTCGGACGCCGGTTTCCTCTGAGGAGGTCTGACGCTTTCCAGCCAGTCATCGATGCTGGTGTTCTTATCTTTCTCCAGCGCAGGCCTGAGATTCAGACACCCGGAGAGGCCATAACTCCTCGAAggtttctcctttttctttgtctcttcgAGAaattcctcctctctcttcttcctctcctccacctcgtcttcatcctcctttggcttcttcttcttgtagAGGGTGCTGCGCTTGTTGTCCTccaggatcttcttcttctcgtAGGTGGCCATCTTGCCCCTCATGTCAGACTTGATCTCCTTGTCCATGGCGTCCAGTTTGTCCATGTTGACCTGGTCTTGGAAGAGGCTGAAAAGAGGGAcgctggtggtggtgatcttGTTTTTCTTGGAGCCCAGGGTGGAGCCCAGGGTGGATCCCAGAGCAGAGCCTCTTCCAGTGAGACCAGAGACGCTGCTCGACCCGCCAGCTGAGAGGACGGACGCTGCCCTGCCGCGACCCTGCGACAGCGCGCTGGAGTAGGAAGCGCCGCTCAGCAAGGACGCTTTGTCATCGTCCACACCCCGGCCTGAAATCACGCTTGCTGCACCACCAAAGCTAAGCTCCGATCCAAGACGCGACGGAGGAGGCAGGCTCATCTCACTTTGCTTCTGTTTGATCGTTTCAGAGACGACGTTGGCGATCCAGTTTTGGATGCTGGCCAGATTGACCATCGGTTCGCCTCCGGGGCCCTGGACAGTCGGAACCGGGAGGATGGGAGGAACCGGGGTGATGGGATGAACGGCAGATTGCGCTGATCTTGCACTTCGAGCTTGCGAAACTGAAGATATAACAGACGACCTGCCGCTGAGCATGGACATGTTGTCGTCATTGGCGACGCTCGGCGGACCCGTGACCCCGGCGCCAGCCCAGAAGGCGGAGAGAGGTATCGTACCACCACTGATGCAGCTCTCATTATCCCACCCACACATGGACTGACTCTCCTCTAAAGTTTTCTTCGAACGCTCCAGGATCTCCTCGCGTCTTTGCCTCCGTTTGACCGTCGCAGAATCCTCACCGCGACTCATCTCCAAAATCTCATCTGTGTTCTCCTCCCCGAGACGCTTCTGCTGCCTCAGCTTCCACGACTGATACGCTGTCAGGTTGACATCCTGGAGCGACGGCGTCTTGGCTTCGCCCTCGCCGTCGCCCTTCTCTCCGTCTCCTACAGagcttttctctccatcttctcgATCTTTCTTGTTCCAGCCGAACTGGATCCTCTTGACGCGCCAACGCTCCAAAGGCGTCATCTTATCCTTGTTCTTATGGCAAAAGTTGTACATGGAGCTGCTGTCGGAGATGATGCTCTGCATTTCGTCGTCaatcttcttcttccctctgtctccGCCTTCTGAGGCGGTGCTCTCGCTGCCTTCGTCCTCCTCTTTCGTGCAGTAGCGAGCAGCGGCTTGTTCCTCGATTTCCCTCAACCGCTGTTTCCAAAGATCGGAGTAACTTGTGCAGCTGGAGGTGGACATCGCGTCTGAGGGCGGACGTCTGTTGCGACGCTTCAACCGCTCTTTCACAGCTCGCACATCCTCGCTGGTGACGCTCTCCACATCGGCGGCTACACCGTCCTTCGTCCTCTTTGGCCGGCACTCGGCAAGAGATTCCCCGTCCTCGCCGTCGCTGTTCAGCTGTGCCTCCCACCATTCGTCGCTCTGATATTTCTCGTTCCTCCGCTGCCAGTCGCGGATTATGCTGCCAAGGTCGTCATCGTCACCGTCTTCTCCGCCCTCCTGCTCAGGCAGAACAATCTCCTCTGGGATGTGGTTCGACCCGTGGCCGTCCAGCCCGTTCTGCGCCCCGATCTGTCCGTTCCTGAGCGccgcagcagctgcagaagaGGCAACGCTGCTCATCACACtctccccatcctcctcctcctccatcatgaTGGAGTGTGCTTTCACCTGGATCAtactctgctcttcctctttatccgtatcatcgtcgtcgtcgtcgtcgtcgtcatctcctccctccccgAAGATACGAGCGCGTGTGCGTGCGTCGATAACGGAGCACTGGCTGAGCgtgtcgtcgtcgtcgtcgcgCTCCTCCATCAGGGTCTCGTTGAGCTCTCGCAGCTGCTTCAGGAAGCCTTCGTTGGGGTTGATCGCACGCTTCTTCCTAATGGAGGTCAGGGCCTCCATGATGGACATGTTCTGGAAGATCATCAGGTAGGACGCCACCAGGACAGCAGAGCGGCTGACCCCCATCATGGAGACCACAAGAACCTTTCctgcaagaaaacaaagcagcgaTAATAGACTGAACAATACTGGATTTTTTAGGCCAATAACTTTATTCTCTCtttattctatattattattctttattcgTAGCACCTTGGAAGTTAATTATTGGGTGGATGTTATGgtaatatattataatttcaATCATTATGAAGTTTCTCCAAATAATTTTATGTCtgagtaaaataataatattccCAATGACCTCCATTACTTGGTTGCTAGCTAGCAAAATTGTTAGCCGCTGTGGCACCAACACTAACAGCTTTTTAGCGTTAGCAATGGCCGCTAGTTTTTGTggtaaaaagaataaaataaggaaaaaacaTGGGTCTTGCTTTGATTCTGTGCAGCATAATCAGATTCTCTTTAAATGTATTAGTATCAGTTTTAAAATCGCTGCCAAAACATCCTCTCCGGGGCTGAATTTCAGTCCCAGAGTGTCCCCACCATGCAGCAAATTAAATCTCTGTTAAGGAAAAATAAAGGTTTGATTTGTGCTcctcataaataaaataaaaatctggcTCGCGAAGGAATTTCAtgacacaaaacaatacaaGCTGCAGTTGTTGCTGCTGCCGTCTTCAGGGAGCTCTTTATGAATGAGAGCCAGTCATCAGTGGGGCTGTTACATGATCCTCTTCCAGGAACACGGATGGACTCCCTGTGGTCCATAAAACTCTTCTCGGAAAACAGGGATGTTGTATAACTTTGGGATATTTTGGGGTATCTGTGCATCTCCAGAGATAAGAAATAAGAAACTTCCTTTTATCTTTATCTGCTGGAATGAATCCATTGTAATTAGATTTAGCAATAAAgtccaacaaacaaacaaaaaaaaatcaagatctGAAATTAGTAATAATTCTGGAGAGAGTTGGAATCATTTACACAATCAGGCAAACATGGCAGCAGAGGtcattatttgattttattcatttattaccATTGTCCTTTAGCTAATAACTTTGAATTGTGAGTTCCTATCTTTTTTAATGCATATGATCCatatggttttcttttttttttttgctgttgaaGCAAAACATTTAGTTTGATATTGTAAAATTGCTGAAAATATCCTGTCGAGGagaaatcatgaaaataatacaaatgtatGCATCTAAAGGTGTAATGAAATATCCTTAATTGTGTGTTGGAAagagtatattttgtgtttaatgtaccttttatatttattattttagccCAAATAATCTTTTCTGAAAACtaaccaaatatttttttaatgcctaaacctaaccaaaccaactGGACACTTTTTTCATTAGTTtatcatttaaagaaaaaaagattaaacaatTCCCGTtcataataaagaaaaaagaaacacaataaGGATATAACTAAACTCACCCTTGTGCGTCAGCAGAGCCTCGTCCAAGAATTCGGCGGTGGGCCTGAAATGCGGTGAGATGTTGGCGTCGGCGAAGTCGTCCACCTCGATGCCCACGTACTGGATGTTCATGCCGGCGTAGAAAGCCTCGCTGGTGTAGACTCCTGTGCCGTGGGCGGCGTTGAGGATGTGGGTGATGCCCAAACGCTTCAGACGAGCCTTGTTGACCGCGACGGATCTGAAGAagagaaattatcttaaaacTACAAATCTAAATAAATGTGCTGGTTTTGAGGTTCAAATCATTAAATTtatgtcaaaaataaaaaaatcttcaaagaaaattttgttttatggtaaataaaacaacactttAACACCAAAATAGATTTAATAAAATGTGCATCACCAAGCTTGCAAAACTGCAGTCAAGGCCCACTTAACTAGCTTTCAACCCTaacacatggtcttcatcagcgaATGGCATTTGCTCAGCTGTCGTGTATGTCGAGTGCATTTAAGACTagataagataaagaaaaaagctaaatgtttaatttacCACCTCAGCGATATACATAGCTAACGatagctagcattagctacacAGATGTAAAGTACATAAAGAATTgatcacacagcagctgttgaACCAGCCActaattcaaataaaatgtcactttcCTTGTCATTGGTATTGTTATGACGTTAAACACGGGTCAAACGGCCAAAGCGTGAATAATCGGGGTCGTAGCGAGACCAGGTACTAGTTTTGGCGAGATTTCGAAATTCTCAACAAAAGTTTGAGAGGCCGCTGGAAGCTAGCACTGATGCTTGCTTCTATTAGTAAAGCGCTAACCCAGCGTCATTTCACTGTAAAAATTCTCAATATTACaactattaaactattaaaaaagaaaaacttaataTTATTCGCTACAAAGCTAGTATCCCCAAACTAGCGCCTAAAAATAGTCAAAAAAAGAGAATACAGGTGGGTTATTCTACCCCCTCAAGTGTAGTGTGATTAAGCCCCAGTTTAACTGAATCACAGGTTCAGTTTCCACCAAAGGTTCTTAATATGGTTCATTTTTTCCGATCAATATCTTTGCAGATGACACTAAACTATTTGTTGCTGTCCAGTGGACACGTGGTGTATCTGAAGAAAGATGACCTGCTCCTGTAGGGGTTAAGAAAACCATCCTCAGTGAAGCGTTGGcaggtttttaaatgaaatgattgcGTTTCATGTCATGAAGTCCGTTTTCTTATTTCATGACTCACTTCTCGGCTATGAAGATGCTGGGCCACACCTCGTCCACGGGGTTGAACGGGGCCTCCAGGCGGTCCTGAACCATAGCCCTCTGGATGTCCAGCACACACGGGGTGTTGTAGGGGCTGCGGTCATCAATCATGTCCTTGACCCGGTTGTACAGGTCTTCCACCATCAGCTGATCGGCGGTTTCCAGCATGGACTCCGGTATGGACTCGGTGCGAACGCCGCGAGGTGGCagctctgaggaggaaaaacacagttGGAAATAATGATGACAT encodes:
- the dusp27 gene encoding serine/threonine/tyrosine-interacting-like protein 2 is translated as MASTNESEERGDQTVPGREGEEEEGGEEERRSVQGIQAHYLRCPSPSFSMASESRFSMISGSDAASIFMEPIHLSSAIAAKKIINEELPPRGVRTESIPESMLETADQLMVEDLYNRVKDMIDDRSPYNTPCVLDIQRAMVQDRLEAPFNPVDEVWPSIFIAEKSVAVNKARLKRLGITHILNAAHGTGVYTSEAFYAGMNIQYVGIEVDDFADANISPHFRPTAEFLDEALLTHKGKVLVVSMMGVSRSAVLVASYLMIFQNMSIMEALTSIRKKRAINPNEGFLKQLRELNETLMEERDDDDDTLSQCSVIDARTRARIFGEGGDDDDDDDDDDTDKEEEQSMIQVKAHSIMMEEEEDGESVMSSVASSAAAAALRNGQIGAQNGLDGHGSNHIPEEIVLPEQEGGEDGDDDDLGSIIRDWQRRNEKYQSDEWWEAQLNSDGEDGESLAECRPKRTKDGVAADVESVTSEDVRAVKERLKRRNRRPPSDAMSTSSCTSYSDLWKQRLREIEEQAAARYCTKEEDEGSESTASEGGDRGKKKIDDEMQSIISDSSSMYNFCHKNKDKMTPLERWRVKRIQFGWNKKDREDGEKSSVGDGEKGDGEGEAKTPSLQDVNLTAYQSWKLRQQKRLGEENTDEILEMSRGEDSATVKRRQRREEILERSKKTLEESQSMCGWDNESCISGGTIPLSAFWAGAGVTGPPSVANDDNMSMLSGRSSVISSVSQARSARSAQSAVHPITPVPPILPVPTVQGPGGEPMVNLASIQNWIANVVSETIKQKQSEMSLPPPSRLGSELSFGGAASVISGRGVDDDKASLLSGASYSSALSQGRGRAASVLSAGGSSSVSGLTGRGSALGSTLGSTLGSKKNKITTTSVPLFSLFQDQVNMDKLDAMDKEIKSDMRGKMATYEKKKILEDNKRSTLYKKKKPKEDEDEVEERKKREEEFLEETKKKEKPSRSYGLSGCLNLRPALEKDKNTSIDDWLESVRPPQRKPASDAEAGPPEDPYDDLDASASEFDFSSRRASYAADEEDEETYGVASRYRSRLREDLSSEDAEYSCNGFTSSHSYSRAGRSYGAYSESEEGTERKVAHHQYESSDSEGRRSRRNEAANDEDDIETFIAQTRQRIRARAAAEAEDDEVLAAWRAQQEAKWQSRSDS